The DNA region CGTCGCTCTCCGCCAGCCATGCCGTCTCCTCCATCTTCGTCACCCTGGCCGCCCTGACCGCCGAAGAACCGCTTGAAAAAGTCCTGCATGTCGCCCTGCTGGTCATCGCCATTCCCATCCTGGGAAGGAGGACCTTGCAGACCGCGACGCCCGTGCGGGTTCATAGACTGTTTCGGGATTTCTTCGGTATTAATGTTGACGACGGCTGGTCCCACTTCCTTGACGATCTGGGAGAAGCCGTTGGAGAGCGCTACCGGGGAGGGAATCACGATGGGTTTCGCGTCGGAAGTATCGACGGCGGCCTGCTCCTTGCCGCTGACATTTCGCGTGAGAACGGAACCGACGAGGATGCCGATAGAGAGTGTGGCGAGGAGGGTGAAGGTCGTCGTGAGGCGGTGGGTGCGCATGCGATCCAGCAGGCTCGGAGAAGGGTTGTTTCGTATATCCATTAGAAAGTCTGACCTCTTTTCGTGCATTCCGTTGCGCCCGTCCGGTGCGCGGGCGAAAGTCTGAGTATAGTCAATTGTTTCAGATACCCATCTGGTTAGAGGGCATCAATGTCTTCACAGTTGTTTAGACGATAGCGACAGCTAAAGGTGATTTGGTTTGCGGTCGGATACGACGGTTCTGATTTGTGCCGAAAGGTCCGTCTCATTTCGTATTTAAGGTGAGATCTTGTATGACAGAGTTAAGTGGTCGATACTTCAGGGGGTACCCCTGTACTTTATCGGCAAAGTCTTGCATCTAAAAGACTTACCGGTAAAGTATTCTTTCTAAATGAGTTAGGCCCAGCGTAACCGCTGGGCCTCTTGCATTTATCTACTTTCATTAATAGTAGCAGACTTGAGGAAACTCTTTTGCAAAGTCTATTTCTTTTGTTTTGTGTAGGTTAGGTGGCATTGGAGCTTGACAGGACTTTGAGGGGAGTTTGCCGAATCGGGCGAATGCAAAATATGGGGGGCTTTCCACTCCGCTCCGGTCGAGATGACGTGCTGTTGTATCTTGCAAAATAGCGCTTCAGGTCACTTAGGGTTGCTACGAAAGCTACGACATTAGAGGCGCTCTGCTCTATCGCGTGAAGAGGTCTTTGACCTGCTGGATGAAGACGTCGCGGCCCATGTCGGAGATGGCCTCGGTGAGAGGCAATTCCTTGGGGCAGGCCTGAACGCAGTTCTGGGCGAAGCTGCACTCCTGAATGCCGCCGTCTCCGGCGAGGGCGCGGAGGCGATCTTCTTTAAGGACGGAGCCGCTTGGGTCTATATTAAAGAGCTTTACCTGGGCGATGGTGGCAGCGCCGACGAAGTTGGTGACGTCGTTGAACTGGGGGCAGACCTCCATGCAGATGGTGCAGGAGATGCAATTGGAGAGCGGGTAGCGCTGCTCCTGAATCTGCGGGGCCTGGCGGGGGCCGGCTCCGAGATCGTAGGAGCCGTCGATGGGGACCCAGGCTTTGACGCGCTTGAGGTTCTCGAAGAGGACGCTGCGGTCGACGGCGAGGTCGCGGACTACGGGGAATTTGGAGAGGGGAGCGAGCGTGATGGGCTGGTCGTTATTGGGTCCGCGTAGCTTATCGACCAGAGCGGAGCAGGCCATGCGGGCCTTGCCGTTGATGAGCATCGCGCAGCTACCGCAGATCTCTTCGAGGCAGTTGGAGTCGTAGGTGATGGGCGTGGTCTGTTTGCCGGAGACG from Edaphobacter paludis includes:
- the sdhB gene encoding succinate dehydrogenase iron-sulfur subunit translates to MAQSIKVEIKRQSNPNSPATTEKFEVPYRSGMNITSLLGEIALNPVDVSGKQTTPITYDSNCLEEICGSCAMLINGKARMACSALVDKLRGPNNDQPITLAPLSKFPVVRDLAVDRSVLFENLKRVKAWVPIDGSYDLGAGPRQAPQIQEQRYPLSNCISCTICMEVCPQFNDVTNFVGAATIAQVKLFNIDPSGSVLKEDRLRALAGDGGIQECSFAQNCVQACPKELPLTEAISDMGRDVFIQQVKDLFTR